From Cyclopterus lumpus isolate fCycLum1 chromosome 4, fCycLum1.pri, whole genome shotgun sequence, a single genomic window includes:
- the igfbp1a gene encoding insulin-like growth factor-binding protein 1a: MLATAGLYLKHVAVAALCSVLATGTLGSPVVGPEPIRCAPCSPEKLSQCPAVAPGCAEVLREPGCGCCLACALKTEELCGIYTAPCGSGLRCTPRPGDPRPLHSLTRGQAVCTESTEPEPTLEPQTQDQGEPEAEMENAAIVSDPGSSLYLPGHSKPYDPRAAADAQESMKAKLIAIRRKLVEQGPCHVELQRALDKIAKSQQKLGDKLTRFYLPNCDKHGLYKPKQCESSLDGQRGRCWCVNPWNGKKILGSTDLPADAECP, translated from the exons ATGTTGGCCACGGCTGGATTATATCTGAAGCACGTCGCGGTGGCAGCGCTGTGCTCCGTGCTGGCCACAGGGACGCTGGGGTCCCCGGTAGTGGGACCGGAGCCGATCCGATGCGCCCCGTGTTCTCCGGAGAAGCTGAGCCAGTGTCCGGCGGTGGCGCCCGGATGCGCCGAGGTGTTGCGGGAGCCCGGCTGTGGATGCTGCCTCGCCTGCGCCCTGAAGACTGAGGAGCTGTGCGGGATCTACACGGCGCCGTGCGGCTCCGGACTGAGGTGCACCCCGAGACCCGGCGACCCCCGGCCGCTGCACTCCCTCACCCGGGGACAAGCCGTGTGCACGGAGAGCACTGAGCCCGAGCCGACCCTCGAGCCCCAGACACAAG ATCAGGGTGAGCCAGAGGCGGAGATGGAGAACGCAGCCATCGTCTCGGACCCCGGCTCCAGCCTCTACCTACCCGGCCACAGTAAGCCTTACGACCCGAGGGCTGCCGCCGACGCTCAGGAGAGCATGAAAGCCAAACTCATCGCCATCCGAAGGAAACTGGTCGAACAG GGGCCCTGTCACGTTGAGCTGCAGAGAGCCTTGGACAAGATTGCCAAATCCCAGCAGAAATTAGGGGACAAGTTAACCAGATTCTACCTCCCCAACTGTGACAAGCACGGGCTTTACAAACCCAAACAG TGTGAGTCCTCTCTGGACGGACAGAGGGGTCGATGCTGGTGCGTGAACCCCTGGAACGGCAAGAAGATTTTAGGTTCGACTGACCTGCCTGCAGATGCCGAGTGCCCTTAA
- the igfbp3 gene encoding insulin-like growth factor-binding protein 3, whose protein sequence is MSGLCVLCLAAALAAFTRPAGTVGPMVRCEPCDAGALLQCKPLPKDCAERVREPGCGCCMTCALGEGLACGVYTARCGSGLTCQHQPGESRPLQALLEGRGVCSSAASKKLNSILIPARKQENAGHQAEGFANVNVTATTPVLPGVATAKGGHSRGSMDTRPPLHNKLIQKDQNRKTQSYKVESVSGGANMDMHNFSLENKRETEYGPCRREMESILSGLKISNVLNPRGFRIPNCDRKGFYKKKQCRPSKGRRRGYCWCVDKYGQPLPGYDGKERGETQCYNLESK, encoded by the exons ATGTCCGGGCTCTGCGTGCTTTGCCTTGCCGCGGCACTGGCTGCGTTTACCCGGCCCGCCGGCACCGTGGGGCCGATGGTCCGATGCGAGCCTTGCGACGCCGGGGCGCTCCTGCAGTGCAAGCCGCTGCCGAAGGACTGCGCCGAGCGCGTGAGGGAGCCCGGCTGCGGCTGCTGCATGACGTGCGCTCTCGGCGAGGGACTGGCGTGTGGAGTGTACACGGCGCGCTGTGGCTCCGGCTTGACCTGCCAGCACCAGCCGGGGGAGAGCCGACCCCTGCAAGCTCTGTTGGAGGGACGCGGAGTGTGCTCCAGCGCCGCGTCCAAAAAGCTCAACAGCATTCTCATACCTGCGCGGAAACAAG AGAATGCCGGGCATCAGGCAGAAGGCTTCGCCAACGTGAACGTGACCGCGACCACGCCAGTGTTGCCCGGCGTGGCGACCGCGAAGGGCGGGCACAGCCGGGGGTCGATGGACACCAGGCCTCCTCTGCACAACAAGCTGATCCAAAAGGACCAGAACAGGAAGACTCAGAGCTACAAGGTGGAATCGGTGTCAGGAGGAGCCAATATGGACATGCACAACTTCTCCCTGGAGAACAAGAGGGAGACCGAGTAT GGGCCGTGTCGGCGGGAGATGGAGAGCATCCTGAGCGGTCTTAAAATCAGCAATGTGCTCAATCCGAGGGGCTTCCGCATACCCAACTGTGACAGAAAGGGCTTCTACAAGAAAAAACAG TGCCGTCCATCCAAAGGCAGGAGGCGGGGCTACTGCTGGTGTGTGGACAAATACGGGCAGCCTCTGCCCGGCTACGACGGCAAGGAGCGGGGCGAGACGCAGTGCTACAACCTGGAGAGCAAATGA